The following proteins come from a genomic window of Pyxidicoccus sp. MSG2:
- the rplA gene encoding 50S ribosomal protein L1, with product MAQNGKKFRAAAALVDREKRYPISEGFALLKKTVDARASKYDQTVDVAINLGVDPKHADQMVRGAVVLPHGTGATVRVAVFAKGERATEAGNAGADIVGAEDLQKRIEEGFLDFDTVIATPDMMGIVGRLGKVLGPRGLMPNPKVGTVTMDVAKAVRDAKGGKVDFRAEKAGIVHAKMGRSSFAQDKLEANFNALVDLVMKLKPATAKGVYLQGIAISTTMGPGIKLDTTEILARHR from the coding sequence ATGGCTCAGAATGGGAAGAAGTTCCGTGCGGCCGCCGCCCTGGTGGACCGCGAGAAGCGCTATCCGATTTCCGAGGGCTTCGCGCTCCTGAAGAAGACCGTGGACGCGCGCGCCTCCAAGTACGACCAGACGGTGGATGTCGCCATCAACCTGGGCGTGGACCCGAAGCACGCGGACCAGATGGTCCGTGGCGCCGTGGTGCTCCCGCACGGCACTGGCGCCACCGTGCGCGTGGCCGTGTTCGCCAAGGGCGAGCGTGCGACGGAGGCCGGCAACGCCGGCGCGGACATCGTCGGCGCCGAGGACCTCCAGAAGCGCATCGAGGAGGGCTTCCTCGACTTCGACACCGTCATCGCCACCCCGGACATGATGGGTATCGTCGGTCGCCTCGGTAAGGTGCTCGGCCCCCGCGGCCTCATGCCCAACCCGAAGGTGGGCACCGTCACGATGGACGTCGCCAAGGCCGTTCGCGACGCCAAGGGCGGTAAGGTCGACTTCCGCGCCGAGAAGGCCGGTATCGTCCACGCGAAGATGGGCAGGTCCTCCTTCGCGCAGGACAAGCTCGAGGCCAACTTCAACGCGCTGGTGGACCTGGTGATGAAGCTCAAGCCGGCCACCGCCAAGGGCGTCTACCTGCAGGGTATCGCCATCTCCACGACGATGGGGCCGGGCATCAAGCTCGACACCACGGAAATCCTGGCGCGCCACCGCTAG
- the rplK gene encoding 50S ribosomal protein L11: protein MKKVTGQVKLQIPAGKANPAPPIGPALGQQGVNIMEFCKQFNAKTQAEAKEGLIIPVIITVYQDRSFTFILKTPPAAILIKKAAGLHTEKKKGSGAKKPGKEKVGQITRAQLEEIAKKKIQDTTAASLEACMNTIAGTARSMGIDVVG, encoded by the coding sequence ATGAAGAAGGTCACAGGACAGGTCAAGCTGCAGATTCCCGCCGGCAAGGCGAACCCCGCCCCGCCGATCGGCCCCGCGCTCGGTCAGCAGGGCGTGAACATCATGGAGTTCTGCAAGCAGTTCAACGCGAAGACGCAGGCCGAGGCCAAGGAGGGACTGATCATCCCGGTGATCATCACCGTGTATCAGGACCGCTCCTTCACCTTCATCCTGAAGACGCCTCCCGCGGCCATCCTCATCAAGAAGGCGGCGGGCCTGCACACCGAGAAGAAGAAGGGCTCGGGCGCGAAGAAGCCGGGCAAGGAGAAGGTGGGTCAGATCACCCGGGCGCAGCTCGAGGAGATCGCCAAGAAGAAGATTCAGGACACCACCGCCGCGTCGCTCGAGGCCTGCATGAACACCATTGCTGGCACCGCGCGCTCCATGGGTATCGACGTCGTCGGCTAG
- the nusG gene encoding transcription termination/antitermination protein NusG encodes MAMKWYVVHTYSNFENQAKKSLEEKVRLEGLQDQFGEILIPMEQVVEMVKGEKKTSRRKFFPGYIFVQMELNDRTLHLVKNTPKITGFPGTAQNQNPLPISDQEVARLTSQISEGTLKPKPKVQFDEGDTVRVIDGPFANFNGTVEEVNAEKGRVKVLVSIFGRATPVELDFMQVEKTTG; translated from the coding sequence ATGGCGATGAAATGGTACGTGGTCCACACCTACTCGAACTTCGAGAACCAGGCCAAGAAGAGCCTGGAGGAGAAGGTGCGCCTCGAGGGGCTCCAGGACCAATTCGGCGAAATCCTGATTCCAATGGAACAGGTCGTCGAGATGGTGAAGGGCGAGAAGAAGACGTCTCGCCGCAAGTTCTTCCCCGGCTACATCTTCGTGCAGATGGAGCTGAATGACCGGACGCTCCACCTGGTGAAGAACACGCCGAAGATCACCGGCTTCCCCGGCACCGCGCAGAACCAGAATCCGCTGCCCATCTCCGACCAGGAGGTGGCCCGGCTCACGTCGCAGATCTCCGAGGGCACGCTCAAGCCGAAGCCCAAGGTGCAGTTCGACGAGGGCGACACGGTGCGCGTCATTGACGGCCCGTTCGCCAACTTCAACGGCACCGTCGAAGAGGTCAACGCGGAGAAGGGCCGGGTGAAGGTGCTCGTGAGCATCTTCGGTCGTGCCACCCCCGTGGAGCTGGACTTCATGCAGGTGGAGAAGACCACCGGCTAG
- the secE gene encoding preprotein translocase subunit SecE has translation MATASEASQQANRSAMDPKRLVVIFYLIAGIILALFLERVFGMLWARFGWGDPILIEGLDWKVSTLMGYLLAVGIAVGAYFHPRTHALSLDVASELMKVTWPTWSETRTSTMAVVVASLVAAVILFFIDTIAYKLMVEWLPAVWGTL, from the coding sequence ATGGCGACGGCATCAGAGGCCAGCCAGCAGGCTAACCGCTCGGCGATGGACCCGAAGCGGCTCGTGGTCATCTTCTATCTCATCGCCGGCATCATCCTGGCCCTCTTCCTGGAGCGCGTCTTCGGGATGCTGTGGGCACGGTTTGGCTGGGGCGACCCCATCCTCATCGAGGGCCTGGACTGGAAGGTGTCCACGCTGATGGGCTACCTGCTTGCCGTGGGTATTGCCGTCGGCGCGTACTTCCATCCACGCACCCACGCGCTCTCCCTCGACGTGGCCTCCGAGCTGATGAAGGTCACCTGGCCGACCTGGTCGGAGACCCGGACGTCGACCATGGCCGTGGTCGTCGCCTCGCTCGTGGCCGCGGTGATCCTCTTCTTCATCGACACCATCGCGTACAAGTTGATGGTGGAGTGGCTGCCCGCGGTGTGGGGGACGCTGTAA
- the rpmG gene encoding 50S ribosomal protein L33 produces MPKGNRSIISLECTVCKERNYTTTKNKRKSQDKLELSKFCPRCRKHQDHKEGKV; encoded by the coding sequence ATGCCGAAGGGCAATCGTTCCATCATTTCGCTCGAGTGCACTGTGTGCAAGGAGCGGAACTACACGACCACGAAGAACAAGCGGAAGAGCCAGGACAAGCTCGAGCTGAGCAAGTTCTGCCCTCGTTGCCGCAAGCATCAGGACCATAAGGAAGGTAAGGTCTAG